One window from the genome of bacterium encodes:
- a CDS encoding cytochrome C, whose amino-acid sequence MAKKSILSILTLLAILFLMAACAGLQSSYAPLAVHPSADDLGEQPKVCTDCHDARGEHVAYENYVHTADWGLNHRAQANQGEAICAMCHQTSFCNDCHATGIELKPSLKNQAETYRPMQHRGDYLSRHPIDGRMDPTSCFRCHGNPKSAETCVRCHG is encoded by the coding sequence ATGGCGAAAAAGAGCATCCTTTCCATTTTGACCCTGCTGGCCATTCTGTTTCTGATGGCGGCCTGCGCGGGCCTGCAGAGCAGTTACGCGCCCCTCGCCGTGCATCCCAGCGCCGATGATCTCGGCGAGCAGCCGAAGGTCTGTACCGATTGTCATGATGCCCGCGGCGAACATGTGGCCTATGAAAACTACGTTCATACGGCGGACTGGGGCCTGAACCATCGCGCCCAGGCCAACCAGGGTGAAGCGATCTGTGCCATGTGCCATCAGACCAGCTTCTGCAACGATTGCCACGCGACGGGAATCGAATTGAAGCCGTCGCTGAAGAACCAGGCGGAGACCTATCGTCCCATGCAGCATCGCGGCGATTACCTTAGCCGCCACCCCATCGACGGGCGAATGGATCCGACTTCGTGCTTCCGCTGCCATGGCAATCCGAAATCGGCCGAAACCTGTGTGCGGTGTCACGGCTAG